The Veillonellales bacterium genome includes a region encoding these proteins:
- a CDS encoding uroporphyrinogen decarboxylase family protein — translation MNGKERILAALSFQPTDRTPWVPYAGVQTANLLGMDADVYLQNADNIVKGILKAYELYQPDGLPVIFDIQMEAEALGCELKWAKKNPPAVKSHILEKKGLSELKLPTENDGRYPIALEATRKLVAAVGDKIAIYGLICGPFTLALHLRGTDIFTEMIEEPEKIGELIEFCTRVGKDLARMYVEAGVDVIAVVDPMTSQISPRFFKRFVLPYTADLNQYVKAMGVKVTSFCCGDATKNIELMCQTETDGIAFDENVDLGYAKEIASRYKVSFGGNLPLTTVMLFGSPVDNVEEARREVEIGKGVGYVLSPGCDIPFDTPANNLIAISKYINGHFSSIDILDSAEPLQNEEEAEFEDVEVKPGEVFVEIVTLDSEGCPPCQYMCESVRKIERKYGSRLTWRESLVKTRAGIKRMAKLGVKNLPAMLINNEVVFDNIIPSEDELISAIEKRIK, via the coding sequence ATGAATGGAAAAGAAAGAATATTAGCTGCTTTAAGTTTTCAGCCGACAGACAGAACCCCGTGGGTTCCTTATGCCGGGGTTCAGACCGCTAACTTACTGGGGATGGATGCAGATGTATATCTGCAAAATGCCGATAATATTGTCAAGGGAATTTTGAAAGCATATGAACTTTACCAGCCGGACGGGCTGCCGGTCATTTTTGACATCCAGATGGAGGCGGAGGCTCTGGGGTGTGAATTGAAATGGGCGAAGAAGAATCCGCCGGCAGTTAAAAGTCATATTTTAGAGAAAAAAGGTCTTTCTGAATTGAAGCTGCCGACCGAAAACGACGGGCGTTATCCCATCGCCTTAGAGGCAACCAGAAAACTGGTTGCCGCTGTTGGTGACAAAATAGCTATTTACGGACTGATTTGTGGACCGTTTACTTTGGCACTTCATCTGCGGGGAACGGATATTTTTACCGAAATGATTGAGGAACCGGAGAAGATCGGAGAACTCATCGAATTTTGCACTCGTGTGGGAAAAGATTTGGCAAGAATGTATGTCGAAGCGGGAGTAGATGTCATTGCTGTTGTAGATCCGATGACGTCTCAAATTTCTCCCAGATTTTTTAAGCGGTTTGTGTTACCCTACACGGCTGATCTGAACCAGTATGTAAAAGCGATGGGAGTGAAGGTAACGAGCTTTTGCTGCGGCGATGCAACAAAAAATATTGAGCTCATGTGTCAGACAGAGACGGATGGCATTGCTTTTGATGAAAATGTTGACTTGGGATATGCAAAAGAAATTGCCAGCAGATATAAGGTGTCTTTCGGTGGAAATTTGCCACTGACGACGGTTATGCTGTTCGGCTCGCCAGTGGACAATGTTGAGGAAGCCCGCCGGGAAGTCGAAATCGGCAAGGGGGTAGGCTATGTGCTGTCTCCCGGCTGTGATATACCTTTTGACACTCCGGCCAACAATTTGATTGCAATTTCGAAGTATATTAACGGCCATTTTTCCTCCATTGATATTTTGGACTCGGCAGAACCATTGCAAAATGAGGAAGAAGCTGAATTTGAAGATGTTGAAGTAAAGCCGGGTGAGGTATTTGTTGAAATCGTTACGCTGGATTCGGAAGGCTGCCCGCCGTGTCAGTATATGTGCGAAAGTGTTCGCAAAATCGAGCGGAAATACGGCAGCAGATTAACCTGGCGGGAGTCGCTGGTCAAGACACGGGCGGGAATTAAGAGAATGGCAAAGTTAGGTGTGAAAAATTTGCCGGCTATGCTGATCAATAATGAAGTCGTATTTGATAATATTATTCCGTCGGAAGACGAATTAATTTCTGCTATCGAAAAAAGAATCAAGTAA
- a CDS encoding PadR family transcriptional regulator, with amino-acid sequence MEKGKQCPCKGINLDKLIQPAALAILAVEDLHGYNIVQKLRANELHGKNLDSSGVYRCLKMMEQRGLITAAWDISVENGPARRLYSITVTGRDCLHNWLDSLNNYYFLLGLFLNSVKSIVKNRIVDKGDKNVWSETN; translated from the coding sequence GTGGAAAAAGGAAAACAATGCCCCTGCAAGGGAATAAATCTTGATAAATTAATCCAGCCGGCAGCTTTAGCGATTCTAGCAGTTGAAGATTTGCACGGTTACAATATAGTGCAAAAGCTGAGAGCCAATGAACTTCATGGAAAAAATCTTGATTCGTCAGGAGTTTACCGATGCTTAAAAATGATGGAGCAAAGGGGCTTGATTACTGCTGCCTGGGATATTTCGGTAGAAAATGGTCCGGCAAGACGCTTGTACAGTATAACGGTAACGGGGCGGGACTGTCTGCATAATTGGTTGGACTCGTTAAATAACTATTATTTTTTGTTAGGTTTATTTTTGAATTCTGTTAAGAGCATAGTAAAAAATAGAATCGTAGATAAGGGTGATAAGAATGTGTGGAGTGAAACAAATTAA
- a CDS encoding trimethylamine methyltransferase family protein: MSKVTARILSKDEINTMKGKIETILSAKGVTIDHPKVLKLLENAGAEVDAETGNVKFPKPIIDEALKRVPKEFTLAAVDPKNDLKFPHPDGLFYTRTCTGGMYYLNEKEEYHLVTPDEVSEWIKLVNSLENINFCALPSTSGECVPAETIDIHTLRNILEHTKKHVWVQPYDAENVTYLLEMAAARAGGREELKKRPIISFITCSVPGFQYKYMDMEAILKCCEYGVPIQPCSLPTAGANTPVTLQGTALMASTEVLAQIIIAELLAPGLPVIATPLLFSMDMKTTYTLQSPVEVTMGRMIAMQIFEEGYGIYAHSYGSGTDSFILDGQSMIERTSLSQMLALSGASVVGGAGQIEVAMTISPVQLIIDNEIFGMVKTLKRGLEINDDALAWDEVMALDKTKSFIDSEHTFAHFREMSRTKLFNRDSRPNWEKAGKKDLNAKAKETYEEIKKKYQPIVVPGEILQAMDEVVKAADKKLNK, encoded by the coding sequence ATGTCGAAGGTAACTGCAAGAATTTTATCCAAAGATGAAATAAATACGATGAAAGGGAAAATTGAGACGATTCTATCTGCCAAAGGAGTAACAATCGATCACCCGAAGGTACTGAAGTTATTAGAAAATGCAGGAGCTGAAGTCGATGCCGAAACCGGGAATGTAAAATTTCCCAAGCCAATTATTGATGAGGCTCTGAAACGCGTTCCCAAGGAGTTTACTTTAGCCGCAGTCGATCCTAAAAATGATTTAAAATTTCCTCATCCCGATGGTTTGTTCTATACAAGAACCTGTACGGGAGGAATGTATTATCTGAATGAAAAAGAGGAGTATCATCTTGTTACTCCCGATGAAGTCAGTGAATGGATCAAGCTTGTTAATTCTTTAGAAAATATTAATTTTTGTGCGTTGCCTTCCACATCGGGCGAATGTGTTCCAGCCGAGACAATTGACATTCACACCTTGCGCAATATTCTTGAACATACGAAAAAGCATGTTTGGGTACAGCCGTATGATGCGGAAAATGTTACCTATCTGCTGGAAATGGCAGCCGCCAGAGCTGGGGGACGAGAGGAACTGAAAAAACGCCCGATTATCAGCTTTATTACTTGCTCAGTACCTGGTTTTCAATATAAATATATGGACATGGAAGCAATTTTGAAATGCTGTGAATACGGTGTGCCAATTCAGCCATGTTCTCTGCCTACCGCCGGTGCCAATACGCCAGTTACGTTACAAGGAACCGCATTAATGGCCAGCACGGAAGTTCTGGCGCAGATTATCATTGCAGAATTGCTTGCGCCAGGTCTGCCGGTTATTGCCACTCCATTGCTGTTTTCCATGGATATGAAGACGACTTATACGCTGCAATCGCCGGTAGAGGTCACTATGGGACGCATGATTGCGATGCAGATCTTTGAAGAAGGATACGGAATTTATGCACACAGTTATGGTAGTGGAACAGACAGTTTTATACTGGACGGGCAATCAATGATTGAGCGGACATCTCTTTCTCAAATGCTGGCGCTGTCAGGAGCTTCAGTAGTCGGCGGAGCCGGTCAGATCGAGGTGGCCATGACGATCAGCCCGGTTCAGCTTATTATTGATAATGAAATTTTCGGCATGGTTAAAACATTAAAACGCGGCTTAGAGATCAATGATGATGCGCTTGCCTGGGATGAAGTCATGGCGCTGGATAAGACGAAGTCGTTTATTGATTCGGAACATACCTTTGCTCATTTTCGTGAAATGTCGCGAACGAAACTCTTCAACCGGGATTCAAGACCCAATTGGGAAAAGGCCGGGAAGAAAGATTTGAATGCGAAAGCAAAAGAAACCTATGAGGAAATTAAAAAGAAATACCAGCCGATTGTTGTACCGGGAGAAATTTTGCAGGCAATGGATGAGGTTGTAAAAGCTGCCGATAAGAAACTTAATAAATAG
- a CDS encoding sodium:solute symporter family protein: MLSVVATWAIYVVYMGILIGFGIFVWWKEKNESARHFYTAGNTINWFVLCMTYIAALMSTWVFFSGPGGYYRGGFGYFMSELSYMPLFPVITYFVMNKVWLLNTQRNYSTPADLYADRFRSPVLRAFLAIVFFSVSLPYASAIYIACGKAAEIASGGAITQSSAVIFVGLTALLFIPFGGVKSIAWAATVQAWVFMVALWTIGLSALYFGFSGDILHSISVVWQNNNNWFSYPGPSKWVPYSARFGYPIACAIGWTIMLPDVFIRAGYFGKNLEAQRKLMLFQPFLQIIVWSATMVIGFAAIALVPGLKGGDTELVIPLLIEKIISPEAMQFAAVLMFLFVLGTLAKGLSAATSHLLVAGSIISEDILTQILHLKVNPKVHILIARLAVVCLGLASLGLALNPPELIWTLIMFAIALVMPLFPVLVAALYWRRATTPAALISSVVGVIGVLLTYQYGMGDSWYGVFGMAASTVLMVVISYMTRKTDEKVLDEFYGALDKAEAKYFAE; this comes from the coding sequence ATGTTATCTGTAGTTGCAACATGGGCAATTTATGTGGTTTATATGGGAATACTGATTGGATTTGGCATCTTTGTTTGGTGGAAGGAAAAAAATGAATCGGCCAGGCATTTTTATACTGCCGGCAATACAATCAATTGGTTCGTGTTATGCATGACTTATATCGCCGCTCTTATGAGCACCTGGGTGTTTTTTTCCGGCCCGGGAGGTTATTATCGTGGCGGATTCGGGTATTTTATGTCGGAATTAAGCTATATGCCATTGTTCCCAGTTATCACTTATTTTGTAATGAATAAAGTATGGTTGTTGAATACACAGCGAAATTATAGTACCCCGGCTGATCTTTATGCTGATCGTTTCAGAAGTCCGGTGTTAAGAGCATTTTTGGCAATTGTTTTTTTCAGTGTATCTCTGCCCTATGCGTCCGCGATCTATATTGCCTGCGGTAAAGCGGCTGAAATTGCCAGCGGCGGTGCTATTACCCAAAGCAGTGCCGTGATATTCGTTGGTCTGACCGCGTTGCTGTTTATTCCTTTTGGCGGTGTGAAATCGATCGCCTGGGCGGCTACTGTTCAGGCGTGGGTTTTTATGGTTGCCTTGTGGACTATCGGACTCAGTGCGTTGTATTTCGGGTTTTCAGGAGATATTTTACACTCTATATCGGTTGTTTGGCAGAATAACAATAACTGGTTTTCCTATCCAGGTCCGTCAAAATGGGTTCCGTATTCCGCAAGATTCGGTTATCCGATTGCCTGTGCTATCGGATGGACAATCATGCTGCCGGATGTTTTTATTCGAGCCGGATATTTCGGAAAAAATTTGGAGGCACAGCGGAAATTAATGTTGTTTCAGCCATTTTTACAGATTATTGTTTGGAGTGCGACGATGGTTATTGGATTTGCCGCGATTGCTCTGGTGCCGGGATTAAAAGGTGGCGATACGGAACTGGTTATCCCCTTACTGATTGAAAAAATAATTTCGCCTGAAGCGATGCAATTTGCCGCTGTTTTGATGTTTCTCTTTGTATTGGGGACATTGGCAAAAGGGTTATCGGCGGCAACTTCCCATCTGCTAGTTGCCGGATCGATTATTTCAGAAGATATTCTTACGCAAATACTTCATTTGAAGGTTAACCCAAAGGTTCACATACTGATTGCCCGTTTGGCGGTTGTTTGTTTGGGATTGGCATCGTTAGGCCTTGCGCTGAATCCGCCTGAGTTGATCTGGACATTGATTATGTTTGCCATTGCACTCGTAATGCCTCTTTTCCCGGTTCTTGTTGCCGCCCTTTACTGGAGAAGGGCTACTACACCGGCGGCGTTGATTTCGTCTGTAGTTGGGGTCATCGGCGTTTTGCTTACTTATCAGTACGGTATGGGTGACAGCTGGTACGGAGTGTTTGGCATGGCGGCTTCCACCGTTCTCATGGTAGTTATTAGCTATATGACGCGAAAGACGGATGAAAAGGTGCTGGATGAATTTTATGGTGCATTGGATAAGGCGGAAGCAAAATATTTTGCCGAGTAG
- a CDS encoding ASKHA domain-containing protein: MSEIIIHKKDKLITVRDFGNKSILEILNDQNLLLYAPCGGKGTCGKCRILVQGNTNQVTSIEIETLDKAELSRGIRLACQTVVYGQADVYLPDDYEENESKGNFLLHDAYSLNPLVCRKKVDLGAPTLAQGNSISKIIKTEVGNVKIGVPLMRQISQEIHFNQSAVCTLYDDELIDVEYGEDYESLYGVAVDIGTTTVVCYLMDLSTGIQLAAASRQNPQYTSGADVISRMHYTLGNSTGLEELSKKIIRTIDSLMEEVLVKAGIGSRSVYHCVLVGNTTMTHLFWGLNCKSLALLPFAPVTSEMLVETARTVGFKHMNGNGKVVFMPGIAGFVGADTVGAMIAADFKRVSRKIQLLLDLGTNGEIVLSTPQGKYACSTAAGPAFEGANIKYGMQAFAGAIDSVVIREDIFFHTIGNEAPRGVCGSGLIDAVSSFLRAGLINESGKIADAEQVSNERLAKRIVRTGRQKEIVIAEAGETAIGQSITLTQKDIRQLQLAKGAIRAGISILLQTAGLAFGDVDQVLLAGAFGNFVKKESAIRIGLIPLLALEKIISLGNGAGEGAKMALCDQEILRKVSRYFSENTHYVEISGHPDFQDSFINGMVFK; this comes from the coding sequence TTGAGTGAGATCATTATCCATAAGAAAGACAAGCTAATTACGGTCAGAGATTTCGGCAATAAATCTATACTGGAGATATTAAATGACCAAAACCTGCTGCTCTATGCACCTTGCGGCGGAAAAGGAACATGCGGAAAATGCAGAATCCTTGTTCAAGGCAATACGAACCAAGTTACCTCAATAGAAATTGAGACGCTGGACAAAGCGGAGTTGTCCCGGGGAATTCGCTTAGCCTGTCAGACGGTTGTTTATGGCCAAGCCGATGTTTATTTGCCGGATGACTATGAAGAGAATGAGTCAAAAGGAAACTTTTTATTGCATGATGCTTATTCGTTGAATCCGCTGGTGTGCCGTAAGAAAGTTGATTTAGGAGCGCCCACATTGGCGCAAGGTAACAGTATTAGCAAGATCATCAAAACGGAAGTCGGCAATGTAAAAATAGGTGTGCCTTTGATGCGGCAGATTTCTCAGGAGATTCACTTTAACCAAAGTGCTGTTTGCACTTTATACGACGATGAATTAATTGATGTGGAATATGGTGAAGATTACGAGTCTCTTTATGGTGTGGCGGTAGATATCGGTACTACAACGGTAGTATGCTATCTTATGGATTTGTCAACGGGAATACAGCTTGCGGCGGCTTCACGGCAAAATCCTCAGTATACATCAGGAGCCGATGTAATTTCCCGAATGCATTACACATTGGGAAATAGCACAGGATTAGAGGAATTAAGTAAAAAGATTATCCGAACCATAGATTCTCTTATGGAAGAGGTGCTGGTAAAAGCCGGTATTGGCAGTCGGTCTGTATATCATTGTGTTTTAGTAGGCAATACCACTATGACCCATTTGTTTTGGGGACTGAATTGTAAAAGTTTGGCATTGCTGCCCTTCGCGCCGGTTACATCGGAAATGCTTGTCGAGACTGCGCGGACAGTCGGATTCAAGCATATGAATGGCAACGGCAAAGTCGTATTTATGCCGGGAATCGCCGGCTTTGTCGGGGCAGATACGGTTGGTGCTATGATTGCGGCTGATTTTAAGCGGGTGAGCCGCAAGATTCAACTACTGCTTGACTTGGGAACAAATGGTGAAATTGTTCTTTCGACGCCGCAGGGCAAATATGCCTGCTCAACAGCAGCGGGTCCTGCTTTTGAAGGGGCAAATATCAAGTATGGCATGCAGGCTTTCGCCGGGGCGATTGATTCCGTTGTTATCAGGGAGGATATATTTTTTCATACTATAGGAAATGAGGCTCCCCGGGGGGTATGCGGGTCAGGCCTGATTGATGCAGTTAGTTCGTTTCTCCGAGCCGGTCTTATTAACGAGTCCGGAAAAATTGCGGACGCAGAGCAAGTGAGCAATGAGAGATTGGCAAAGAGAATCGTCCGGACGGGCAGACAAAAAGAAATCGTTATTGCAGAAGCGGGAGAAACCGCTATCGGCCAAAGTATTACATTAACACAAAAAGATATCAGACAACTTCAGTTGGCCAAAGGTGCTATAAGGGCGGGAATCAGCATTTTGCTGCAAACGGCAGGGCTTGCTTTTGGTGATGTTGATCAGGTATTGCTCGCCGGTGCCTTCGGAAATTTTGTTAAAAAAGAAAGTGCCATCCGGATAGGTTTAATCCCGCTTCTTGCATTAGAAAAAATTATTTCGCTGGGAAACGGTGCCGGTGAAGGTGCCAAGATGGCTTTATGTGATCAGGAGATATTACGCAAAGTAAGCCGGTACTTTTCGGAAAACACCCATTATGTTGAAATTTCTGGACACCCTGATTTTCAGGATTCTTTTATAAACGGAATGGTATTTAAATGA
- a CDS encoding corrinoid protein, with amino-acid sequence MNFEAITQNLVDGQTKKVRELVQKAVDEGCSAKQILNEGLLAGMNEVGSLFQEGELFVPEVLMAAKAMHMGMEIIAPLLKEGDHESKGKVILASVEGDLHDIGIKLVGMMMAGAGYEIINLGVDVPADQIVEAVKTHKPKVVGLAALLTTSMMNMKTAIQALKTAGVYDEVKVITGGAPVTDRFAKEIGAYYAADAVYAVELANQFC; translated from the coding sequence ATGAACTTTGAAGCGATAACACAAAATCTGGTCGATGGACAGACAAAAAAAGTGAGAGAACTGGTGCAGAAGGCCGTTGATGAGGGGTGCAGTGCCAAACAAATCTTGAATGAAGGGTTGTTGGCAGGCATGAATGAAGTCGGTTCTTTATTTCAGGAGGGTGAGCTGTTTGTTCCTGAAGTTTTGATGGCTGCTAAAGCAATGCATATGGGGATGGAGATTATTGCTCCCCTTCTTAAAGAGGGTGACCATGAAAGCAAGGGGAAAGTGATTCTGGCTTCTGTGGAAGGCGATTTGCATGATATCGGTATTAAACTGGTTGGAATGATGATGGCGGGAGCCGGTTATGAAATTATTAATTTGGGCGTTGATGTGCCGGCCGATCAGATCGTGGAAGCTGTTAAGACACATAAGCCAAAAGTTGTGGGCTTGGCTGCCTTGCTGACAACTTCAATGATGAACATGAAGACTGCCATCCAGGCATTAAAAACGGCGGGTGTGTATGACGAGGTAAAAGTTATAACCGGAGGTGCGCCGGTTACGGACCGTTTTGCCAAAGAGATAGGCGCCTATTATGCGGCTGATGCTGTTTATGCAGTAGAACTGGCCAATCAATTTTGCTAA
- a CDS encoding DUF1638 domain-containing protein, with protein sequence MRLKAVLCDVLARIAYYWAAASPHIVDIELLSSTDYHDYPKKGHEVLQSRIYELDTESAQYDYILLGYGLCGKIMDGITSGRTPLVVPRTHDCIALFLGGSAAYERLMKDHPGTLCYVDAWLERSPSRLADNELQSIGFSAGFEEYVKKYGEENAKYLFEVANSWKKHYSQCLYIKNALVKQDFSAEVKEKATKENWEYKEIKGSPIFIKKMFSGEWSDRDFLIVDTYSEISQVADDRVIQCRKTSIAGSGQDGQ encoded by the coding sequence ATGCGGTTAAAAGCTGTACTTTGTGATGTTTTGGCGAGAATTGCTTATTATTGGGCGGCTGCTTCGCCCCATATAGTTGACATTGAGTTGCTATCGTCTACTGATTATCATGACTATCCGAAAAAAGGACATGAAGTGCTGCAAAGCAGGATTTATGAGCTGGATACGGAAAGCGCCCAATATGATTATATTCTTTTGGGATATGGCCTGTGCGGCAAAATCATGGACGGCATAACAAGCGGCAGAACTCCGCTAGTGGTGCCGAGAACTCATGATTGCATTGCCTTATTTTTAGGAGGCAGCGCAGCTTATGAGCGGCTTATGAAAGATCATCCCGGCACATTATGCTATGTTGATGCATGGCTGGAGAGAAGCCCGTCAAGATTAGCCGATAATGAATTGCAAAGTATTGGATTTAGCGCCGGATTTGAAGAATATGTAAAAAAGTACGGGGAAGAGAATGCAAAGTATCTTTTCGAAGTAGCAAATTCGTGGAAAAAACATTATAGTCAGTGCCTCTATATTAAGAACGCATTGGTAAAACAAGATTTTTCGGCAGAAGTAAAAGAAAAAGCGACGAAAGAAAATTGGGAATATAAAGAAATTAAAGGGAGTCCGATTTTTATAAAAAAAATGTTTTCAGGCGAATGGTCCGACCGGGATTTTTTGATTGTGGACACCTATTCGGAAATAAGCCAAGTTGCTGACGACAGAGTAATCCAATGCAGAAAAACTTCAATCGCAGGTAGTGGACAAGACGGTCAGTAG